Proteins co-encoded in one Zymomonas mobilis subsp. mobilis ATCC 10988 genomic window:
- the era gene encoding GTPase Era produces MKDTNTPSENTQHCGLVAIVGAPNAGKSTLVNALVGQKIAIISPKAQTTRARLMGIALQDQTQILLVDTPGIFTPKKRFDRAMVAAAWGSAEGANLVALVVDASSGLTRRIEPLVEAVAARKEPKVIILNKVDITPKAELLALAQKLYEAIKPEALFMVSATTGDGVADLKRSLADMMPESPWHFPEDQVSDVTDRMLAAEITREQIFLQLHDELPYAAAVETEKYEERKDGSVAIHQQILIARDSQKAIVVGHHGARLKEIGSKARAELSQILGCKVHLFLHVKVSPRWDEDRDIYNEIGLEWVR; encoded by the coding sequence ATGAAAGATACGAATACGCCTTCAGAGAATACCCAGCATTGCGGTCTGGTCGCCATTGTGGGTGCGCCGAATGCTGGTAAATCAACCCTTGTTAATGCGTTGGTTGGCCAGAAAATTGCCATTATCAGCCCCAAGGCGCAGACAACCCGCGCCCGTTTAATGGGTATTGCCTTGCAGGATCAGACCCAGATCTTGTTAGTGGATACGCCCGGTATTTTTACCCCGAAAAAGCGTTTTGATCGCGCGATGGTTGCCGCCGCTTGGGGCAGTGCCGAAGGTGCCAATCTCGTGGCTTTGGTGGTGGATGCCTCTTCTGGTCTTACCCGCCGAATTGAACCTTTGGTGGAAGCTGTTGCCGCCCGTAAAGAACCCAAAGTTATTATTCTGAATAAAGTCGATATCACCCCGAAAGCTGAATTACTGGCTTTGGCACAAAAGCTTTATGAAGCGATCAAGCCGGAAGCCTTGTTTATGGTTTCGGCCACAACCGGAGATGGGGTCGCCGATCTTAAGCGTTCTTTGGCGGATATGATGCCGGAAAGCCCATGGCATTTCCCAGAAGATCAGGTGTCAGATGTCACGGATCGTATGTTGGCAGCAGAAATTACCCGCGAACAAATCTTTTTACAGCTTCATGATGAATTACCCTATGCCGCCGCAGTTGAAACCGAAAAATATGAAGAGCGGAAAGATGGTTCGGTCGCTATTCATCAGCAAATCTTGATCGCCCGCGATTCCCAAAAGGCGATTGTTGTCGGTCATCATGGTGCAAGGCTGAAAGAAATCGGCAGTAAAGCCCGTGCCGAATTATCCCAGATTTTAGGCTGCAAAGTTCATCTATTCCTGCATGTTAAAGTCAGCCCGAGATGGGATGAAGATCGCGACATTTATAATGAAATCGGTTTGGAATGGGTCAGGTAA